From a single Streptomyces rubradiris genomic region:
- a CDS encoding enoyl-CoA hydratase/isomerase family protein produces MAPQLSHHIAGAVATVVIRHPAKRNAMTAAMWRALPPLLDTLAADPDVRALVLTGEGGTFCAGADISTLQGSPEEAQGLAVAAEEALAAFPKPTVAAVRGHCVGGGAQLAAACDLRLAEEGALFGVTPARLGIVYPASATRRLVSLVGPATAKYLLFTAELIDAGRALRTGLVDEVLPEGELDKRTAELTGVLVSRSQLTQAAAKEFTAGRTDRDAHWAARARESGETAEGVAAFLERRQPRFTWTTSTAD; encoded by the coding sequence ATGGCCCCCCAGCTGTCCCATCACATCGCCGGTGCCGTCGCCACCGTGGTGATCCGTCATCCCGCCAAGCGCAACGCCATGACGGCCGCGATGTGGCGGGCCCTGCCCCCGCTGCTGGACACCCTGGCGGCCGACCCGGACGTCCGGGCGCTGGTGCTGACCGGCGAGGGCGGCACCTTCTGCGCGGGCGCCGACATCAGCACGCTCCAGGGCTCGCCGGAGGAGGCCCAGGGGCTCGCGGTGGCGGCCGAGGAGGCGCTGGCCGCGTTCCCCAAGCCGACCGTCGCCGCGGTGCGCGGGCACTGTGTGGGCGGCGGGGCGCAGTTGGCGGCGGCCTGTGATCTGCGGCTGGCGGAGGAAGGGGCGCTGTTCGGGGTGACCCCGGCCCGGCTCGGCATCGTCTACCCGGCCTCCGCCACCCGCCGGCTGGTGTCCCTGGTGGGCCCGGCCACCGCCAAGTACCTGCTGTTCACAGCCGAGTTGATCGACGCCGGGCGGGCGCTGCGCACCGGTCTGGTGGACGAGGTGCTGCCCGAGGGGGAGCTGGACAAGCGGACCGCGGAGCTGACCGGGGTCCTGGTGTCCCGCTCGCAGCTCACCCAGGCCGCCGCCAAGGAGTTCACGGCCGGCCGCACCGACCGGGACGCCCACTGGGCGGCTCGGGCACGCGAGAGCGGCGAGACCGCGGAAGGGGTCGCCGCGTTCCTGGAGCGCAGGCAGCCGCGCTTCACATGGACGACGTCCACGGCGGACTGA
- a CDS encoding LPFR motif small protein has translation MFRALADVLRQIGGAVATVVTLPFRALARLFGGASSTARGSRA, from the coding sequence GTGTTCCGTGCCCTCGCAGACGTACTGCGGCAGATCGGCGGAGCCGTCGCGACGGTGGTCACGCTGCCGTTCCGGGCGCTCGCCCGGCTGTTCGGCGGAGCCTCCTCCACCGCGCGCGGCAGCCGGGCCTGA
- a CDS encoding Tex family protein, whose amino-acid sequence MTTPGSLGAGSIEGRIAEELGVRERQVKAAVELLDGGSTVPFIARYRKEATEMLDDAQLRTIEERLRYLRELEDRRTAILESVREQGKLTEELEARIRGAETKARLEDIYLPYKPKRRTKAQIAREAGLEPLADGLLADPTVEPRAAAAAFVDADKGVADPQAALDGARAILTERFAEDADLIGELRERMWVRGRLAAKVREGKEEAGAKFADYFDFAEPFTELPSHRILAMLRGEKEEVLDLVLEPEEPTEGPSSYEGVIASRFGIADRGRPADKWLTDTVRWAWRTRVLVHLGIDLRLRLRTAAEDEAVNVFAANLRDLLLAAPAGTRATLGLDPGFRTGVKVAVVDATGKVVATDVIYPHVPANKWDQAIATLARLAKEHAVELIAIGNGTASRETDKLAGELIAKHPELKLTKVMVSEAGASVYSASQYASRELPDLDVSLRGAVSIARRLQDPLAELVKIDPKSIGVGQYQHDLSEVKLSRSLDAVVEDCVNGVGVDVNTASVPLLSRVSGISAGLAENIVAHRDANGPFTSRAELKKVARLGPKAYEQCAGFLRIRGGTDPLDASSVHPEAYPVVRRMVKTTGQEVASLIGNTGVLRSLRPADFVDDTFGLPTVTDILKELEKPGRDPRPAFKTATFKEGVEKISDLSAGMVLEGVVTNVAAFGAFVDVGVHQDGLVHVSAMSKSFVKDPRDVVKPGDIVKVKVLDVDIPRKRIALTLRLDDEAAPQGQGGGRPQRGGARPPQQRQGGGQGQGRRQDGGQGQRQGGGQGQRQGRGGGDRGGRQAPAPANSAMADALRRAGLLDQKKR is encoded by the coding sequence GTGACCACACCCGGGTCCCTCGGAGCAGGGTCCATCGAAGGCAGGATCGCCGAGGAGCTCGGCGTACGGGAGCGGCAGGTCAAGGCCGCGGTCGAGCTGCTGGACGGCGGCTCGACGGTGCCCTTCATCGCGCGCTACCGCAAGGAAGCGACCGAGATGCTCGACGACGCGCAGCTGCGCACGATCGAGGAGCGGTTGCGCTATCTGCGGGAGCTGGAGGACCGGCGGACGGCGATCCTGGAGTCGGTGCGGGAGCAGGGCAAACTCACCGAGGAGCTGGAGGCGCGGATCCGCGGCGCCGAGACCAAGGCGCGGCTGGAGGACATCTACCTGCCGTACAAGCCCAAGCGGCGCACCAAGGCGCAGATCGCGCGCGAGGCGGGTCTGGAGCCGCTCGCGGACGGGCTGCTGGCCGATCCGACGGTGGAACCGCGGGCCGCGGCCGCCGCGTTCGTGGACGCGGACAAGGGCGTGGCCGATCCGCAGGCCGCGCTGGACGGTGCCCGGGCGATCCTGACCGAGCGGTTCGCCGAGGACGCCGACCTGATCGGCGAGTTGCGCGAGCGCATGTGGGTGCGCGGGCGGCTCGCCGCGAAGGTGCGCGAGGGCAAGGAGGAGGCGGGCGCCAAGTTCGCCGACTACTTCGACTTCGCCGAGCCGTTCACCGAGCTGCCCTCGCACCGGATCCTGGCGATGCTGCGCGGGGAGAAGGAGGAGGTCCTGGACCTCGTCCTGGAGCCGGAGGAGCCCACCGAAGGGCCGTCGTCGTACGAGGGCGTCATCGCGTCGCGGTTCGGGATCGCCGACCGGGGCCGCCCGGCCGACAAGTGGCTGACGGACACGGTCCGCTGGGCCTGGCGCACCCGGGTCCTGGTGCACCTCGGCATCGATCTGCGGCTGCGGCTGCGCACGGCCGCCGAGGACGAGGCGGTGAACGTGTTCGCGGCGAACCTGCGGGACCTGCTGCTGGCCGCGCCGGCCGGCACCCGCGCCACGCTCGGCCTCGACCCGGGTTTCCGTACGGGCGTGAAGGTCGCCGTGGTCGACGCCACCGGCAAGGTCGTCGCCACGGACGTCATTTACCCGCACGTGCCGGCCAACAAGTGGGACCAGGCGATCGCCACGCTCGCGCGGCTGGCGAAGGAGCACGCGGTCGAACTGATCGCGATCGGCAACGGCACGGCCTCCCGCGAGACCGACAAGCTCGCCGGTGAACTCATCGCGAAACACCCGGAGCTGAAGCTCACCAAGGTGATGGTGTCCGAGGCGGGCGCGTCGGTGTACTCGGCGTCGCAGTACGCCTCGCGGGAACTGCCGGACCTGGACGTGTCGCTGCGCGGCGCGGTGTCCATCGCGCGGCGTCTGCAGGACCCGCTGGCCGAGTTGGTGAAGATCGATCCGAAGTCCATCGGGGTCGGCCAGTACCAGCACGACCTGTCCGAGGTGAAGCTGTCCCGTTCCCTGGACGCGGTCGTCGAGGACTGTGTGAACGGCGTCGGCGTCGACGTCAACACCGCGTCCGTGCCGCTGCTGTCGCGCGTGTCGGGCATCTCCGCCGGGCTGGCCGAGAACATCGTGGCGCACCGGGACGCCAACGGTCCCTTCACCTCCCGCGCGGAGCTGAAGAAGGTGGCGCGGCTCGGTCCGAAGGCGTACGAGCAGTGCGCGGGCTTCCTGCGCATCCGGGGCGGCACGGACCCGCTGGACGCCTCCAGCGTGCACCCGGAGGCCTACCCGGTGGTGCGCCGCATGGTGAAGACCACGGGCCAGGAGGTGGCGTCCCTCATCGGCAACACGGGGGTGCTGCGCTCGCTCAGGCCGGCCGACTTCGTGGACGACACCTTCGGTCTGCCCACCGTCACCGACATCCTCAAGGAGCTGGAGAAGCCGGGCCGCGACCCGCGTCCCGCCTTCAAGACGGCCACCTTCAAGGAGGGCGTGGAGAAGATCTCCGACCTGTCCGCCGGAATGGTCCTGGAGGGTGTGGTGACGAACGTGGCCGCGTTCGGCGCGTTCGTGGACGTCGGCGTCCACCAGGACGGCCTGGTGCACGTGTCGGCGATGTCCAAGTCGTTCGTGAAGGACCCGCGCGATGTCGTCAAGCCCGGTGACATCGTCAAGGTGAAGGTCCTGGACGTGGACATCCCGCGCAAGCGGATCGCCCTGACGCTGCGGCTGGACGACGAGGCGGCCCCGCAGGGGCAGGGCGGCGGCCGGCCGCAGCGCGGCGGTGCCCGCCCGCCCCAGCAGCGGCAGGGCGGCGGCCAGGGACAGGGCCGACGGCAGGACGGCGGCCAGGGACAGCGGCAGGGCGGTGGCCAGGGGCAGCGGCAGGGCCGGGGCGGTGGCGACCGCGGCGGGCGCCAGGCGCCGGCGCCCGCCAACAGCGCGATGGCGGACGCCCTGCGCCGCGCGGGGCTGCTGGACCAGAAGAAACGCTGA
- a CDS encoding DinB family protein, which translates to MTGSDPKADLQVYLQDARDVLLWKLDGLAEYDIRRPLTPTGTNLLGLVKHLAGAEALYFGAAFGRPFAGTPLWVTGDAEPDSDLWARADESRKEITARYRRACAHADETIAALPLDAVGRLPGGAGEITLHRTLTHMVAETQRHAGHADIVRELIDGAVGQRPDSLNVAPHDPEHYGRVERAAKEAATDGS; encoded by the coding sequence ATGACAGGATCAGATCCCAAAGCCGACCTTCAGGTGTACCTCCAGGACGCGCGCGACGTGCTGCTCTGGAAGCTCGACGGCCTCGCCGAGTACGACATCCGGCGCCCGCTGACGCCCACCGGCACCAATCTGCTGGGCCTGGTCAAACACCTGGCGGGTGCCGAGGCCCTGTACTTCGGCGCGGCCTTCGGCCGGCCCTTCGCCGGTACGCCCCTGTGGGTGACGGGTGACGCCGAGCCGGACTCGGACCTGTGGGCGCGGGCCGACGAATCCCGTAAGGAGATCACCGCGCGGTACCGGCGGGCCTGCGCGCACGCGGACGAGACCATCGCGGCCCTCCCCCTGGACGCGGTCGGCCGACTGCCGGGCGGGGCCGGGGAGATCACGCTGCACCGGACACTGACCCACATGGTCGCCGAGACCCAGCGGCACGCCGGTCACGCCGACATCGTGCGCGAGCTGATCGACGGTGCCGTGGGCCAGCGACCGGACAGCCTCAATGTCGCGCCCCACGACCCGGAACACTACGGCCGGGTCGAACGGGCGGCGAAGGAGGCCGCCACCGACGGGAGTTAA
- a CDS encoding ABC-F family ATP-binding cassette domain-containing protein, with protein sequence MTATLVAKNLAAGHGDRPLFSGLDLVVAPGDVIGLVGANGAGKSTLLRMLAGLTPPEQGELRLSPPAATVGHLPQEPERRPGETVREFLARRTGVAAAQRAMDEATQALVDGAPGADDAYATALERWLGLGGADLDDRAEEVAGSLGLAVDLDQPMTALSGGQAARAGLASLLLSRYDVFLLDEPTNDLDLDGLERLERFVTGLRAGTVVVSHDREFLTRTVTKVLELDLAQRQINLYGGGYAAYLEEREVARRHARDEYEEYADKKAALQERAQTQRSWMDKGVKNARRKAGDNDKIGRKFRSEASEKQAAKARQTQRMIERLEVVEEPRKEWELHMEIASAPRSGAVVATLRDAEVRRVGFTFGPVSLQVDWADRIAVTGANGAGKSTLLGALLGRIPLDSGHAALGSGVLVGEVDQARRLFHGPETLLDAFRAAVPDTEPVEVRTLLAKFGLKSDHVLRPADTLSPGERTRAALALLQGRGVNLLVLDEPTNHLDLPAIEQLESALDSYEGTLLLVTHDRRMLDAVRVTRRLEVADGKVTER encoded by the coding sequence ATGACTGCCACCCTCGTTGCCAAGAACCTCGCCGCCGGGCACGGCGACCGGCCCCTGTTCTCCGGGCTCGACCTGGTCGTCGCGCCCGGCGACGTGATCGGGCTGGTCGGCGCCAACGGCGCGGGCAAGTCCACCCTGCTGCGGATGCTCGCCGGACTCACCCCGCCCGAGCAGGGGGAGCTGAGGCTGTCCCCGCCGGCCGCGACCGTCGGCCACCTGCCGCAGGAGCCGGAGCGCCGGCCCGGCGAGACCGTGCGGGAGTTCCTGGCCCGCCGCACCGGTGTCGCCGCCGCCCAGCGGGCCATGGACGAGGCCACCCAGGCACTGGTCGACGGCGCGCCCGGCGCCGACGACGCCTACGCCACCGCCCTGGAGCGCTGGCTCGGCCTCGGCGGCGCGGACCTGGACGACCGCGCGGAGGAGGTCGCCGGCTCGCTCGGCCTGGCGGTGGACCTGGACCAGCCGATGACCGCCCTGTCCGGCGGCCAGGCGGCCCGCGCCGGCCTCGCCTCCCTGCTGCTGTCGCGCTACGACGTCTTCCTCCTGGACGAGCCCACCAACGACCTCGACCTGGACGGCCTGGAGCGCCTGGAACGGTTCGTCACCGGACTGCGCGCGGGCACGGTCGTCGTCAGCCACGACCGCGAGTTCCTCACCCGCACGGTCACCAAGGTCCTCGAACTCGACCTCGCCCAGCGGCAGATCAACCTCTACGGCGGCGGCTACGCGGCCTACCTGGAGGAGCGCGAGGTGGCCCGTCGGCACGCCCGCGACGAGTACGAGGAGTACGCCGACAAGAAGGCCGCCCTCCAGGAACGCGCCCAGACACAGCGGTCCTGGATGGACAAGGGCGTGAAGAACGCGCGCCGCAAGGCGGGCGACAACGACAAGATCGGCCGCAAGTTCCGCAGCGAGGCCAGCGAGAAGCAGGCCGCCAAGGCCCGGCAGACCCAGCGCATGATCGAGCGCCTGGAGGTGGTCGAGGAGCCCCGCAAGGAGTGGGAGTTGCACATGGAGATCGCCTCCGCCCCGCGCTCGGGCGCGGTCGTGGCGACCCTGCGGGACGCCGAGGTGCGGCGCGTCGGCTTCACCTTCGGACCGGTGTCGCTCCAGGTCGACTGGGCCGACCGGATCGCGGTGACGGGTGCCAACGGCGCCGGCAAGTCCACCCTGCTCGGCGCCCTGCTGGGGCGGATCCCGCTCGACTCCGGGCACGCGGCCCTCGGTTCCGGTGTGCTGGTCGGCGAGGTCGACCAGGCCCGGCGGCTGTTCCACGGCCCCGAGACCCTGCTGGACGCCTTCCGCGCGGCCGTGCCCGACACCGAGCCGGTCGAGGTCCGCACCCTGCTGGCCAAGTTCGGCCTGAAGTCCGACCACGTCCTGCGGCCCGCCGACACCCTCTCCCCGGGCGAACGCACCCGCGCCGCCCTCGCCCTGCTCCAGGGCCGGGGCGTCAACCTGCTGGTCCTCGACGAGCCCACGAACCACCTGGACCTGCCCGCCATCGAGCAGCTGGAGTCGGCCCTCGACTCCTACGAGGGCACCCTGCTGCTGGTCACCCACGACCGGCGCATGCTGGACGCGGTCCGGGTGACCCGGCGCCTGGAGGTGGCGGACGGCAAGGTGACGGAGCGTTAA
- a CDS encoding FAD-dependent oxidoreductase has product MIVVGGGVAGLTTAVLLAESGRRVRVWAREPAERTTSAVAGGLWWPYRIEPEPLVGAWALTSLRVYQELAARPEETGVRLVDGVHHGVRLAGLGSWAGRVPGLRAVAGGLAARLPVADMPVHLAWLRRRLERAAGTVELREVADLAAVPAAVVVNCAGLGARSLVPDPSVRPVRGQLVVVENPGVTEWFTTVDDSSATSTYVIPQPDRLLLGGTAEEDDWNLEPDPRAAASIVARCASVRPEIAGARILAHRVGLRPARTAVRLERQLLPDGRVLVHNYGHGGAGVTVAWGCAQEAARLASPAP; this is encoded by the coding sequence GTGATCGTGGTCGGGGGCGGGGTCGCCGGGCTGACGACGGCCGTGCTGCTGGCCGAGTCGGGGCGACGGGTACGGGTGTGGGCGCGGGAGCCGGCCGAGCGGACCACCTCCGCGGTCGCCGGCGGCCTGTGGTGGCCGTACCGCATCGAACCCGAGCCGTTGGTCGGGGCGTGGGCCCTTACGTCCCTGCGCGTGTACCAGGAGCTGGCGGCGCGGCCGGAGGAGACCGGGGTGCGCCTGGTCGACGGCGTCCACCACGGGGTGCGCCTCGCGGGGCTGGGCTCCTGGGCGGGCCGGGTGCCGGGGCTGCGGGCGGTGGCCGGGGGGCTGGCGGCGCGGCTGCCGGTGGCCGACATGCCGGTGCACCTGGCGTGGCTGCGGCGGCGGCTGGAGCGGGCGGCGGGCACGGTGGAACTCCGCGAGGTGGCCGACCTCGCGGCCGTGCCCGCCGCCGTGGTGGTCAACTGCGCGGGACTCGGGGCCCGTTCGCTGGTGCCGGACCCTTCGGTGCGTCCGGTGCGCGGGCAGCTGGTCGTGGTGGAGAACCCGGGCGTCACGGAGTGGTTCACCACCGTCGACGACTCCTCGGCCACGTCCACGTACGTCATCCCGCAGCCGGACCGGCTCCTGCTGGGCGGCACGGCCGAGGAGGACGACTGGAACCTGGAGCCGGACCCCCGGGCCGCCGCGTCGATCGTCGCCCGCTGCGCGTCGGTCCGTCCCGAGATAGCCGGCGCCCGGATACTCGCCCACCGGGTGGGCCTGCGTCCGGCCCGGACGGCGGTACGCCTGGAGCGACAGCTCCTGCCGGACGGGCGCGTCCTGGTCCACAACTACGGCCACGGCGGCGCCGGCGTCACGGTGGCGTGGGGCTGCGCACAGGAGGCGGCGAGGCTGGCGTCGCCGGCACCTTGA
- a CDS encoding Xaa-Pro dipeptidyl-peptidase: MPTRTRSAIRRTLVTTAVVTLTALLPTPAGARPAPRESAPVYSYAQAIRESVWVDTGLDEDGDGRHDRVAADIVRPAEPARQGRKVPVIMDASPYYSCCGRGNESQLKTYDAQGHVVQMPLFYDNFFVPRGYAFVGVDLAGTNRSDGCVDIGGPSDIGSAKAVIDWLNGRARAYTSRTGDTPVRAGWTNGRTGMIGKSWDGTIANGVAATGVEGLKTIVPISAISSWYDYYFAQGAPLYAGGPDRLADRVESAGARAHCAAVQRRLAEGSPRNGDWTPLWTGRDYVKDAAEVRASVFAVHGMQDLNVRTQHLGPWWDALARHGVRRKIWLSQTGHVDPFDFRRGAWVDTLHRWFDHELLGYDNGVDREPMADVERHPDQWVTTPVWPPAGTRATVLHPAPGPQAGVGTLGPRPAHGTAVFTDDPRLGETDWAAHVTAATPEKAGFLTAPLSRALRLAGSAEVTVTATPTTSSAHLSAVLVDIGPDTIRDYADPAEGITTLAERTCWGESTAGDSACYKETRARTAAVGYTVVSRGWADLGHHASATKGVPLTPGKAYTMTLRLGATDHVVPAGHRLALIIAGTDRDLLEPPSTRPTLTVDLSRTTAKVPLVGGAGAFARATSGGAATPVPTVLGGVRAPRAGLHMPVD; encoded by the coding sequence ATGCCGACACGCACGCGCTCCGCGATCCGCAGAACGCTCGTCACCACCGCCGTCGTCACCCTGACGGCCCTTCTCCCCACTCCGGCCGGCGCCCGGCCCGCGCCCCGGGAGAGCGCCCCCGTCTACTCCTACGCCCAGGCGATCCGCGAGTCCGTATGGGTCGACACCGGGCTCGACGAGGACGGCGACGGGAGGCACGACCGCGTCGCCGCCGACATCGTCCGGCCCGCCGAACCCGCCCGGCAGGGCCGTAAGGTGCCGGTCATCATGGACGCGAGCCCGTACTACTCCTGCTGCGGGCGAGGCAACGAGAGCCAGCTCAAGACGTACGACGCCCAGGGCCACGTCGTCCAGATGCCGCTGTTCTACGACAACTTCTTCGTACCGCGCGGCTATGCCTTCGTCGGCGTCGACCTCGCCGGCACCAACCGCTCCGACGGCTGCGTGGACATCGGCGGCCCCTCCGACATCGGGTCCGCGAAGGCCGTCATCGACTGGCTGAACGGCCGCGCCAGGGCCTACACCAGCCGCACCGGCGACACCCCCGTGCGGGCCGGCTGGACGAACGGCCGCACCGGCATGATCGGCAAGAGCTGGGACGGCACCATCGCCAACGGCGTCGCCGCCACCGGCGTCGAGGGCCTGAAGACCATCGTCCCGATCAGCGCCATCTCCTCCTGGTACGACTACTACTTCGCCCAGGGAGCCCCCCTCTACGCCGGCGGCCCCGACCGTCTCGCCGACCGTGTCGAGAGCGCCGGCGCGCGCGCCCACTGCGCGGCCGTACAGCGCAGGCTGGCCGAGGGCAGCCCGCGCAACGGCGACTGGACTCCGCTGTGGACCGGGCGGGACTACGTCAAGGACGCGGCCGAGGTCCGGGCCAGCGTCTTCGCGGTGCACGGCATGCAGGACCTCAACGTCCGCACCCAGCACCTCGGCCCGTGGTGGGACGCCCTCGCCCGGCACGGCGTCCGGCGCAAGATCTGGCTGTCCCAGACCGGGCACGTCGACCCGTTCGACTTCCGGCGCGGCGCCTGGGTGGACACCCTGCACCGCTGGTTCGACCACGAACTCCTCGGCTACGACAACGGCGTCGACCGCGAGCCGATGGCCGACGTCGAGCGCCACCCCGACCAGTGGGTCACCACCCCCGTCTGGCCCCCGGCCGGCACCCGCGCCACCGTGCTGCACCCGGCCCCGGGCCCCCAGGCGGGCGTCGGCACGCTCGGCCCGCGCCCGGCCCACGGCACCGCGGTCTTCACGGACGACCCGCGGCTGGGCGAGACCGACTGGGCCGCCCACGTCACCGCGGCCACCCCCGAGAAGGCGGGTTTCCTCACCGCGCCGCTCTCCCGCGCGCTCCGGCTGGCCGGTTCCGCCGAGGTGACGGTCACCGCCACCCCGACCACGTCCTCCGCCCATCTGTCCGCCGTCCTGGTTGACATCGGTCCGGACACCATCCGCGACTACGCCGACCCCGCCGAGGGCATCACCACCCTCGCCGAGCGCACCTGCTGGGGGGAGAGCACGGCCGGGGACAGCGCCTGCTACAAGGAGACCCGGGCCAGGACCGCGGCCGTCGGCTACACCGTGGTGAGCCGGGGCTGGGCCGACCTCGGGCACCACGCCTCGGCGACGAAGGGCGTCCCCCTCACCCCGGGCAAGGCCTACACGATGACCCTCCGGCTGGGCGCCACCGACCACGTCGTCCCCGCCGGGCACCGGCTGGCGCTGATCATCGCGGGCACGGACAGGGACCTCCTCGAACCGCCGTCCACCCGGCCGACCCTCACCGTGGACCTTTCCCGTACGACGGCGAAGGTGCCGCTGGTGGGCGGAGCGGGGGCGTTCGCCCGCGCCACGTCGGGCGGGGCGGCGACTCCCGTGCCGACGGTGCTGGGCGGGGTCAGGGCGCCGCGAGCCGGTCTCCACATGCCGGTCGACTGA
- a CDS encoding M1 family metallopeptidase, with protein sequence MHRRIIAPGALAAASVLLAIPASAASYTPGAQGIGDPYYPYYGNGGYDVSHYDLRLQYQPKTDELQGTATIVAKTTQDLSRFDLDFLLDVSEVRVNGVKAAFTTSGEHELVVTPKTPLPKGTPVTVVVRYSGVPSAKSAYGFTSWHRTPDGGVAANEPEAAWWWFPSNDHPTDKATYDVSVSVPDGTQAISNGTLQSTSSKLGWTRYTWRQNKPQATYLATLALGRFDITTGTSEGGVPVINAYSKDLGDNAGAARAGLERTGEIVDWLSGYFGPYPFSSAGGYVPNTTTGYALETQTRVYYSPRQFANGANTSLVVHELAHQWYGDYVSVKGWKDIWVNEGFARYAQWLWSEHEGEGTAQELADYVYASHPADDAFWTIAPGDPGPDNQFAGAVYDRGALAIQALRNEIGDDAFFAILKGWPKEHAYGNASVADFQRYAERVSGKPLAGLFDTWLFQPVKPAAPSARALVKTGTAVAQPKSWKKIEATNSAHQH encoded by the coding sequence GTGCACCGCAGAATCATCGCGCCGGGCGCATTGGCGGCGGCCTCCGTCCTGCTGGCGATCCCGGCATCGGCCGCGAGCTACACCCCCGGAGCGCAGGGTATCGGCGACCCCTACTACCCGTACTACGGCAATGGCGGCTACGACGTCTCGCACTACGACCTGAGGCTGCAGTACCAGCCGAAGACGGACGAGTTGCAGGGCACGGCGACGATCGTGGCGAAGACCACCCAGGACCTGTCCCGCTTCGACCTGGACTTCCTGCTGGACGTGAGCGAGGTGCGGGTCAACGGCGTCAAGGCCGCCTTCACCACCTCCGGCGAGCACGAGCTGGTCGTCACCCCGAAGACCCCGCTGCCCAAGGGCACGCCGGTCACGGTCGTGGTCCGCTACAGCGGGGTGCCGTCGGCCAAGAGCGCCTACGGCTTCACCTCCTGGCACCGGACCCCGGACGGCGGGGTGGCCGCCAACGAGCCCGAGGCGGCCTGGTGGTGGTTCCCGAGCAACGACCACCCGACCGACAAGGCCACCTACGACGTGTCGGTGTCCGTCCCGGACGGCACCCAGGCCATCTCCAACGGCACGCTCCAGTCGACCAGTTCGAAGCTGGGCTGGACCCGCTACACCTGGCGGCAGAACAAGCCGCAGGCCACCTATCTGGCCACGCTCGCGCTGGGCAGGTTCGACATCACCACCGGCACCTCCGAAGGCGGGGTGCCCGTCATCAACGCCTACAGCAAGGACCTCGGCGACAACGCGGGCGCCGCGCGGGCCGGCCTGGAGCGCACCGGCGAGATCGTGGACTGGCTGAGCGGCTACTTCGGGCCGTATCCGTTCTCCTCGGCCGGCGGGTACGTGCCGAACACCACCACCGGGTACGCGCTGGAGACGCAGACCCGCGTCTACTACAGCCCGCGGCAGTTCGCGAACGGCGCCAACACCTCCCTGGTCGTGCACGAGCTGGCCCACCAGTGGTACGGCGACTACGTGTCGGTCAAGGGCTGGAAGGACATCTGGGTCAACGAGGGCTTCGCCCGCTACGCGCAGTGGCTGTGGTCCGAGCACGAGGGCGAGGGCACCGCGCAGGAGCTGGCCGACTACGTGTACGCCTCGCACCCGGCCGACGACGCGTTCTGGACGATCGCGCCGGGCGACCCCGGCCCGGACAACCAGTTCGCCGGCGCCGTCTACGACCGGGGCGCCCTCGCCATCCAGGCGCTGCGCAACGAGATCGGCGACGACGCGTTCTTCGCGATCCTGAAGGGCTGGCCGAAGGAGCACGCCTACGGCAACGCATCGGTGGCCGACTTCCAGCGGTACGCCGAGCGGGTGTCCGGCAAGCCGCTGGCCGGGCTGTTCGACACCTGGCTGTTCCAGCCGGTGAAGCCGGCCGCGCCGTCGGCCCGCGCCCTGGTGAAGACGGGCACGGCGGTGGCGCAGCCGAAGTCGTGGAAGAAGATCGAGGCGACGAACTCGGCGCACCAGCACTGA
- a CDS encoding adenosine kinase has product MTAAERAGDVLVLGGAGVDTIVRVPELPLPYADSYMIDSGIRTRAGQTGDFVALGLAALGLRTHHLDFLGDDPEGDLVRALHAGHGITLTALPQPAGTKRAVNLVGPDGRRLSLYDTTRGHPGDRFPEATLRALAAASRHVHVTITQPGAHALPVLRETGVPLSTDLHDWDGENPYHEAFAHAADVVFLSAAALADPERTMRRIAERGRARTVVATAGAEGAYLLADGALTRIPAARPPAPVVDSNGAGDAFAAAFLYGRLAGEPPERCARYGAIAGAHACTVPADRADAIGRNELLRRAAAPSH; this is encoded by the coding sequence ATGACCGCGGCCGAGCGCGCGGGCGATGTGCTGGTGCTGGGCGGGGCCGGGGTGGACACGATCGTCCGGGTGCCCGAGCTTCCCCTGCCGTACGCCGACAGCTACATGATCGACTCGGGCATCCGCACCCGCGCCGGGCAGACCGGCGACTTCGTCGCCCTCGGGCTGGCCGCGCTGGGCCTGCGCACCCACCACCTCGACTTCCTCGGCGACGACCCCGAGGGCGACCTCGTCCGCGCCCTGCACGCCGGGCACGGCATCACCCTCACCGCGCTGCCGCAGCCGGCCGGGACCAAGCGGGCGGTCAACCTCGTCGGCCCGGACGGCCGCCGCCTGTCGCTGTACGACACCACACGCGGCCACCCCGGTGACCGCTTCCCCGAGGCCACCCTGCGGGCGCTGGCCGCCGCGAGCCGGCATGTGCACGTGACCATCACCCAGCCCGGCGCCCACGCCCTGCCCGTGCTGCGCGAGACCGGCGTGCCGCTCTCCACGGACCTGCACGACTGGGACGGCGAGAACCCGTACCACGAGGCGTTCGCCCACGCGGCCGACGTCGTCTTCCTGTCGGCCGCCGCCCTCGCCGACCCCGAGCGGACCATGCGGCGCATCGCCGAGCGCGGCCGCGCCCGGACCGTCGTCGCCACCGCCGGGGCCGAGGGCGCGTACCTGCTCGCCGACGGCGCGCTGACCCGGATACCGGCGGCGCGCCCGCCCGCGCCGGTGGTGGACTCCAACGGCGCGGGTGACGCCTTCGCCGCCGCGTTCCTCTACGGCCGGCTCGCCGGCGAGCCGCCCGAGCGCTGCGCCCGGTACGGCGCGATCGCGGGCGCCCACGCCTGCACCGTCCCGGCCGACCGCGCCGACGCGATAGGCCGGAACGAGCTGCTGCGCCGGGCGGCCGCCCCGAGCCACTGA